One Streptomyces sp. NBC_00223 genomic window carries:
- a CDS encoding serine/threonine-protein kinase produces the protein MIGRLIAGRYELATIIGQGGMGQVWTAYDRRLDRRVAVKLLRPDKVAGGEDVTELRRRFDRECRVTAQVDHPGLVTVHDAGGDGDELYLVMQYVDGADLGDHLAEHDPYPWPWAVAVAAQLCAVLSAVHAVPIVHRDLKPRNVMIKPDGTVTVLDLGVASVMDTDTTRLTHTGSPIGSPAYMAPEQAMGGAVGPRTDLYALGVLLHELLSGHVPFAGTTALGVLHRHLYEAPVRLRQVRPEVPEPLESLVLRLLAKDPQHRPADAQDVYRELAALLPVPGAAAQHGRLGPMDPTRPFLRPHAPWPDRVAQPPAAGPGPAPAAAPAGADLATAVDEVKRLLDAGRITRAVDMLGGILPAAAEKHGEHSPVLRALRKQYAATLMEDGQYRRALPELRRLSEQFASQYGGADRQALQFRYEAAQCLEQLGDTAAALSEYRVLLPYFEQYAATDPAPPLDIRRRMGHLLLSVGDRPRAREVLTRLLYDAERVHGPHHPFPVEIRRTLAWLGQVQA, from the coding sequence GTGATCGGTCGGCTCATCGCCGGGCGGTACGAGCTGGCCACCATCATCGGCCAGGGCGGCATGGGTCAGGTATGGACCGCGTACGACCGGCGGCTCGACCGCAGGGTCGCCGTGAAGCTGCTGCGGCCCGACAAGGTCGCGGGCGGCGAGGACGTCACGGAGCTGCGCCGGCGGTTCGACCGCGAGTGCCGGGTCACCGCCCAGGTCGACCACCCCGGCCTGGTCACTGTCCACGACGCGGGCGGGGACGGCGACGAGCTGTATCTGGTGATGCAGTACGTCGACGGTGCCGACCTCGGTGACCATCTCGCCGAGCACGACCCCTACCCGTGGCCGTGGGCGGTCGCCGTGGCGGCCCAGTTGTGCGCCGTGCTGTCCGCCGTCCACGCCGTGCCGATCGTCCACCGCGACCTCAAGCCGCGCAATGTGATGATCAAGCCGGACGGTACGGTCACCGTGCTCGACCTGGGCGTCGCGTCCGTGATGGACACCGACACCACCCGGCTCACGCACACCGGTTCACCGATCGGCAGCCCCGCGTACATGGCGCCGGAGCAGGCCATGGGCGGCGCCGTCGGACCGCGCACGGACCTGTACGCGCTCGGGGTGCTGCTGCACGAACTGCTCAGCGGCCATGTGCCGTTCGCCGGCACCACCGCGCTCGGCGTGCTGCACCGCCACCTGTACGAGGCGCCGGTGCGCTTGCGGCAGGTGCGCCCCGAGGTGCCGGAGCCGCTGGAGTCCCTGGTGCTGCGGCTGCTCGCCAAGGACCCGCAGCACCGGCCGGCCGACGCCCAGGACGTCTACCGGGAGTTGGCGGCGCTGCTGCCCGTCCCCGGAGCCGCCGCCCAGCACGGCCGGCTCGGCCCGATGGACCCCACCCGGCCGTTTCTTCGCCCGCACGCGCCCTGGCCCGACCGGGTCGCCCAGCCGCCGGCCGCCGGCCCCGGACCCGCCCCGGCCGCCGCGCCCGCGGGCGCCGACCTGGCCACGGCCGTCGACGAGGTCAAGCGGCTGCTGGACGCCGGGCGGATCACCCGGGCCGTCGACATGCTCGGTGGCATCCTCCCGGCCGCGGCCGAGAAGCACGGTGAGCACTCCCCGGTGCTGCGGGCCCTGCGCAAGCAGTACGCGGCGACCTTGATGGAGGACGGCCAGTACCGGCGGGCGCTGCCCGAACTGCGGCGGCTGTCGGAGCAGTTCGCGTCCCAGTACGGCGGGGCGGACCGCCAGGCGCTGCAGTTCCGCTACGAGGCCGCGCAGTGTCTGGAACAGCTCGGCGACACCGCCGCCGCGCTGAGCGAATACCGGGTGCTGCTGCCGTACTTCGAGCAGTACGCCGCCACCGATCCCGCGCCCCCGCTCGACATCCGGCGCCGGATGGGCCACCTCCTGCTGTCCGTCGGCGACCGTCCGCGCGCCCGTGAGGTGCTGACCCGGTTGCTGTACGACGCGGAGCGGGTGCACGGCCCGCATCATCC